One Massilia sp. 9096 genomic window carries:
- a CDS encoding SDR family oxidoreductase, translated as MPTALIVGASRGIGNELVRQYRADGWRVIATARKSEDCDALRQLGAEAHPVDVTNAESIGGLGWKLDDEKIDAAWIVAGVYGPDHTGFPTEQEFDQVMHTNVLAAMRLLPIVAPLVAPTRGKVAVISSRMGSIGERDNTQGSLYRASKAALNSVLADAALTYGPQGATCLTFHPGWVQTDMGGAGATLTVQQSVSALRATLAKATHAQNGAFLNYDGANIPW; from the coding sequence ATGCCTACTGCTCTGATTGTCGGCGCTTCGCGCGGCATCGGTAACGAACTGGTCCGTCAATACCGCGCCGACGGCTGGCGCGTGATCGCCACCGCGCGCAAGTCCGAAGATTGCGATGCGCTGCGCCAGCTCGGCGCCGAAGCACACCCGGTCGACGTCACCAACGCCGAGTCGATCGGCGGCCTCGGCTGGAAACTCGACGACGAGAAGATCGATGCCGCCTGGATCGTTGCCGGCGTCTACGGTCCGGACCACACGGGCTTTCCGACCGAGCAGGAGTTCGACCAGGTCATGCACACCAACGTGCTGGCCGCGATGCGCCTGCTGCCGATCGTCGCGCCGCTGGTGGCGCCCACGCGCGGCAAGGTCGCCGTGATCTCGTCGCGCATGGGCTCGATCGGCGAGCGCGACAATACGCAGGGCTCGCTGTACCGCGCCAGCAAGGCGGCGCTCAATTCCGTGCTGGCCGATGCCGCGCTGACCTACGGTCCGCAAGGCGCCACCTGCCTGACGTTCCACCCGGGCTGGGTGCAAACCGACATGGGCGGCGCCGGCGCCACGCTCACCGTGCAGCAAAGCGTCAGCGCCTTGCGCGCCACGCTGGCCAAGGCCACGCATGCGCAGAACGGCGCATTCCTGAATTACGACGGGGCGAACATCCCCTGGTAA
- a CDS encoding DJ-1/PfpI family protein, with protein MRSYRCLLPFILFLAIFSSNMSLAETVAKVPHKKVAILLFDGADIIDFSGPYDVFVSAEMDVFTVSAEGKPITTTGGMKVVPDYSYATAPDADAVLIPGGDTHKVQDDVATLSWIRQRRERGNYLMSVCNGAFTLANTGLLKGMRVTTTAGNIDALRSRHPDLNVVADARVVDNGPIITTGGLSAGIDGALHLVSRLKGMGNAQRVAQVMEYNWVPEGGFLPAQNAFHVMHQTIDDDDLAGFGHLDKLFSTSGDARHWSYVWYVRSDLESSELANRIDQVLAGERKKMNMNPPYAASSRHQWTFADTEGRFWTEQLDVHATPHDQHLHAVKLSVVRIDAGAGPNG; from the coding sequence GTGCGCTCATACCGCTGTCTTTTGCCGTTCATTCTTTTTCTCGCAATCTTCTCCAGCAATATGTCGCTCGCCGAGACCGTCGCTAAGGTGCCGCACAAGAAAGTCGCGATATTGTTGTTCGATGGTGCTGACATCATCGATTTCAGCGGCCCATACGATGTCTTCGTGAGCGCGGAAATGGACGTATTCACCGTCAGTGCCGAAGGAAAGCCGATCACGACGACAGGCGGCATGAAAGTCGTGCCGGACTACAGCTATGCGACGGCACCCGATGCGGATGCCGTACTGATCCCCGGAGGCGATACGCACAAGGTGCAGGACGATGTTGCGACACTGTCCTGGATCAGACAGCGACGCGAGCGCGGCAATTATTTGATGTCGGTGTGTAATGGTGCTTTTACGCTCGCGAATACCGGCTTGTTGAAGGGAATGCGTGTCACGACCACCGCTGGCAATATTGATGCGCTGCGTAGCCGGCATCCCGATCTGAATGTGGTAGCGGATGCGCGTGTCGTGGACAATGGCCCGATCATCACGACGGGTGGCCTGTCAGCGGGAATCGACGGCGCCTTGCATCTCGTCTCGCGATTGAAAGGGATGGGTAATGCGCAACGGGTCGCCCAGGTAATGGAATATAACTGGGTGCCTGAAGGCGGTTTTCTCCCTGCGCAGAATGCTTTTCACGTCATGCATCAGACCATCGACGACGACGATCTGGCCGGGTTCGGGCATCTCGACAAGCTGTTCAGTACCAGCGGCGACGCGCGCCACTGGAGCTACGTCTGGTATGTACGCTCCGACCTCGAGAGCAGTGAACTGGCCAATCGCATCGATCAGGTATTGGCGGGGGAACGCAAAAAGATGAACATGAATCCGCCTTATGCCGCTTCTTCCCGTCACCAGTGGACATTTGCGGATACCGAGGGCCGTTTCTGGACCGAGCAGCTTGACGTTCATGCCACACCCCACGATCAGCATCTGCATGCAGTCAAGCTCAGCGTCGTTCGTATCGATGCCGGCGCAGGGCCGAACGGGTGA
- a CDS encoding acetyl-CoA C-acyltransferase — MNDPVVIVGAARTPMGAFQGDFSSKSASDLGAVAIKAAVERAGVDPSLVEHVYFGNCLMAGQGQAPARQALIKAGLPVSTGAVTLSKMCGSAMQAAIFAHDVLKAGSADVVVAGGMESMTNAPYLIPKARGGYRIGHAPMFDHMMLDGLEDAYSRNEKTGEGRSMGTFAEECVSKYQFTREQQDAYAIESVKRAQDATEGGDFKWEIAPVAVANRLGETIIEKDEGPVKAKTDKIPTLRPAFKKDGTITAASSSSINDGAAALVMMRESTARELGLTPIARIVAHTTHAQAPDQFTTAPIGSLQKLFKKTGWTPKDVDLFEINEAFATVPMAAMHELDIPHSKVNIHGGACALGHPIGASGARIVVTLLGALKKTGGKRGVASLCIGGGEATALAVEMV, encoded by the coding sequence ATGAATGATCCAGTCGTTATCGTCGGCGCCGCCCGCACTCCGATGGGCGCCTTCCAGGGCGATTTTTCCTCGAAGTCCGCCAGTGACCTGGGCGCCGTCGCGATCAAGGCCGCGGTCGAGCGCGCCGGCGTCGACCCCAGCCTGGTCGAGCACGTCTACTTCGGTAATTGCCTGATGGCCGGCCAGGGCCAGGCCCCGGCGCGCCAGGCCCTGATCAAGGCCGGCTTGCCGGTTTCGACCGGCGCCGTCACGCTGTCCAAGATGTGCGGCTCGGCGATGCAGGCGGCGATCTTCGCGCACGACGTCCTGAAAGCCGGCAGCGCCGACGTGGTCGTGGCCGGCGGCATGGAATCGATGACCAATGCGCCCTACCTGATCCCGAAGGCGCGCGGCGGCTACCGCATCGGCCACGCGCCGATGTTCGACCACATGATGCTCGACGGCCTCGAAGACGCCTATTCGCGTAACGAAAAGACCGGCGAGGGCCGCTCGATGGGCACCTTCGCCGAGGAGTGCGTCAGCAAGTACCAGTTCACCCGCGAGCAGCAGGATGCCTACGCGATCGAATCGGTCAAGCGCGCCCAGGACGCCACCGAAGGCGGCGATTTCAAGTGGGAGATCGCGCCGGTCGCGGTCGCCAACCGCCTGGGCGAAACCATCATCGAAAAGGACGAAGGCCCGGTCAAGGCCAAGACCGACAAGATCCCGACGCTGCGCCCGGCCTTCAAAAAGGACGGCACCATCACCGCGGCGTCTTCCTCGTCGATCAATGACGGCGCCGCCGCGCTGGTCATGATGCGCGAGTCGACCGCCAGGGAACTGGGCCTCACTCCGATCGCGCGCATCGTCGCCCACACCACGCACGCGCAGGCGCCGGACCAGTTCACCACCGCGCCGATCGGCTCGCTGCAAAAGCTGTTCAAGAAGACCGGCTGGACCCCGAAAGACGTCGACCTGTTCGAGATCAACGAAGCCTTCGCGACCGTGCCGATGGCAGCCATGCACGAGCTCGACATCCCGCACAGCAAGGTCAACATCCACGGCGGCGCCTGCGCGCTCGGCCACCCGATCGGCGCCTCGGGCGCGCGCATCGTCGTGACCTTGCTCGGTGCGCTGAAAAAGACCGGCGGCAAGCGCGGCGTGGCCTCGCTGTGCATCGGCGGCGGCGAAGCGACGGCGCTGGCGGTCGAAATGGTCTGA
- a CDS encoding isovaleryl-CoA dehydrogenase: protein MLHLPGLSFDHGDDIAALREAVQQFAASEIAPRAAEIDRTDQFPMDLWKKMGELGLLGVTVSEEYGGSDMGYLAHIVAMEEISRASASVGLSYGAHSNLCVNQIKRNGTAEQKQKYLPKLISGEHVGALAMSEPNAGSDVVSMKLRAELKGDRYVLNGTKMWITNGPDADTLVVYAKTDVNAGARGMTAFLVEKGYKGFSVAQKLNKLGMRGSHTGELVFEDCEVPAENVLGGVGKGVNVLMSGLDFERTVLSGGPLGIMAACMDVVVPYIHERKQFGQAIGEFQLMQGKIADMYSTMMASRAYVYAVGQACDRAKTPEAVRALRKDAAGAILYSAEKATWMAGEAIQTLGGNGYINENPTGRLWRDAKLYEIGAGTSEIRRMLIGRELFGETA, encoded by the coding sequence ATGCTGCATCTGCCTGGCTTGAGCTTTGATCACGGCGACGACATCGCCGCGCTGCGCGAAGCGGTCCAACAATTTGCGGCCAGCGAAATCGCGCCGCGCGCGGCGGAAATCGACCGCACCGACCAGTTCCCGATGGACCTGTGGAAGAAGATGGGCGAGCTGGGCTTGCTCGGCGTGACCGTCAGCGAGGAATACGGCGGCAGCGACATGGGCTACCTGGCCCACATCGTCGCGATGGAAGAGATCTCGCGCGCCTCGGCTTCGGTCGGCTTGTCCTATGGCGCGCACTCGAACCTGTGCGTCAACCAGATCAAGCGCAACGGTACCGCGGAACAAAAACAGAAATACCTGCCCAAGCTCATCTCGGGTGAACACGTCGGCGCGCTGGCGATGTCCGAACCGAACGCCGGCTCCGATGTGGTCAGCATGAAGCTGCGCGCCGAGCTGAAGGGCGACCGCTACGTGCTCAACGGCACCAAGATGTGGATTACCAACGGTCCGGATGCCGACACCCTGGTCGTCTACGCCAAGACCGACGTCAATGCCGGCGCGCGCGGCATGACCGCCTTCCTGGTCGAAAAGGGCTACAAGGGCTTTTCGGTGGCGCAAAAGCTCAACAAGCTGGGCATGCGCGGTTCGCACACCGGCGAGCTGGTGTTCGAGGATTGCGAAGTGCCGGCCGAGAACGTGCTGGGCGGCGTCGGCAAGGGTGTCAACGTGCTGATGTCGGGCCTGGACTTCGAGCGTACCGTGCTGTCCGGCGGGCCGCTGGGCATCATGGCGGCCTGCATGGACGTGGTGGTGCCCTACATCCACGAGCGCAAGCAGTTCGGCCAGGCGATCGGTGAATTCCAGCTGATGCAGGGCAAGATCGCCGATATGTACTCGACCATGATGGCCTCGCGCGCATACGTGTACGCGGTCGGCCAGGCCTGCGACCGCGCCAAGACGCCGGAAGCGGTGCGCGCCTTGCGCAAGGATGCCGCCGGCGCCATCCTGTACAGCGCCGAAAAGGCGACCTGGATGGCGGGCGAAGCGATCCAGACCCTGGGCGGCAACGGCTACATCAACGAAAACCCGACCGGCCGCCTGTGGCGCGACGCCAAGCTGTATGAAATCGGCGCCGGCACCAGCGAAATCCGCCGCATGCTGATCGGTCGCGAGCTGTTCGGCGAGACGGCATAA
- the aceK gene encoding bifunctional isocitrate dehydrogenase kinase/phosphatase: protein MTQASFPKLLSSRIAFDIARTILDGFDRHYALFRHASQMARTHFERGDWHTAQQAARERIGFYDTRVQECVQALEQAYAPADLNDATWREVKLHYIGLLTHHKRPELAESFFNSVSCHILHRSYYRNDFIFVRPAVSTEYIETDEPAPTYRVYYPGVDGLRVALRRIVTNFQLAPPFADLERDVALVEARMVECFGLDKPEPNLQLQVLSSLFFRNKGAYIVGRAINGAREYPFVIPILYGTDESHGRLVLDTVLTDQEQVTILFSFTRAYFMVDMEVPSAYVQFLCNLMPHKPRSEIYTVLGLQKQGKTLFYRDFLQHLKHSSDDFRIAPGIRGLVMLVFELPSFPYVFKVIKDWYPPPKETTRAQVEEKYLLVKYHDRVGRMADTLEYSDVAFPLARFSEALLDELKRDAPSLLAVEGDRLVIKHVYIERRMTPLNLFLHDADRAGDDALLAHGMLEYGNAIRDLVAANIFPGDMLYKNFGVTRHGRVVFYDYDEIEYLSDCNFRDIPPPRNEEDEMAAEPWYPIGRHDVFPEQFDRFLLANPKIRELFMRHHAALLTRVWWQTHKERILAGEVEDVFPYPQHIRFCRQNRTIPATSSPSYYLETLHNE from the coding sequence ATGACCCAGGCCAGCTTTCCCAAACTGCTATCGTCCCGGATCGCCTTCGACATCGCGCGCACCATCCTGGATGGCTTCGATCGCCACTATGCGCTGTTCCGCCATGCCAGCCAGATGGCGCGGACGCATTTCGAGCGCGGCGATTGGCACACGGCCCAGCAAGCCGCGCGCGAACGCATCGGCTTTTACGACACACGCGTGCAGGAATGCGTGCAAGCGCTGGAACAGGCGTACGCGCCCGCCGACCTGAACGACGCCACCTGGCGCGAGGTCAAGCTGCACTACATTGGCCTGCTGACCCACCACAAGCGCCCCGAGCTGGCCGAAAGTTTTTTCAATTCGGTCAGCTGCCACATCCTGCACCGCAGCTATTACCGCAACGATTTTATTTTCGTGCGCCCGGCCGTCTCGACCGAATACATCGAGACCGACGAGCCGGCGCCGACCTACCGCGTCTACTACCCGGGCGTCGATGGCTTGCGCGTGGCGCTGCGCCGCATCGTCACCAATTTTCAGCTGGCGCCGCCGTTTGCCGATCTGGAGCGCGACGTGGCGCTGGTCGAAGCGCGCATGGTCGAATGCTTCGGCCTGGACAAGCCGGAACCGAACCTGCAGCTGCAAGTGCTCTCGAGCCTGTTCTTCCGCAACAAGGGCGCTTACATCGTCGGCCGCGCAATCAATGGCGCGCGCGAATATCCGTTCGTCATCCCGATCCTTTACGGCACTGATGAATCGCATGGCCGGCTGGTGCTGGACACCGTGCTGACCGACCAGGAGCAGGTAACGATTCTGTTCTCGTTCACGCGCGCCTACTTCATGGTCGACATGGAAGTGCCGTCGGCTTACGTGCAGTTCCTGTGCAACCTCATGCCGCACAAGCCGAGAAGCGAGATCTATACCGTGCTCGGCCTGCAAAAACAGGGCAAGACGCTGTTTTACCGCGATTTTTTGCAGCACCTGAAGCACAGTTCCGACGACTTTCGCATCGCGCCCGGCATCCGCGGCCTGGTCATGCTGGTGTTCGAGCTGCCCTCCTTTCCTTACGTGTTCAAGGTGATCAAGGATTGGTATCCGCCGCCGAAGGAAACCACGCGCGCCCAGGTCGAGGAAAAATACCTGCTCGTGAAATACCACGACCGCGTCGGCCGCATGGCCGATACGCTCGAATACTCGGACGTGGCGTTTCCGCTGGCGCGTTTTTCCGAAGCCCTCCTCGACGAACTGAAACGCGATGCGCCGTCGCTGCTCGCCGTCGAGGGCGACCGCCTCGTCATCAAGCACGTGTACATCGAACGGCGCATGACGCCGCTGAACCTGTTCCTGCACGATGCCGACCGCGCCGGCGACGACGCCCTGCTCGCGCATGGCATGCTCGAGTACGGCAACGCGATCCGCGACCTGGTCGCCGCGAATATTTTTCCGGGCGATATGTTGTACAAGAACTTTGGCGTAACCCGCCACGGTCGTGTCGTGTTCTACGACTACGACGAGATCGAGTACCTCAGCGATTGCAACTTCCGCGACATCCCGCCACCCCGCAACGAGGAAGACGAGATGGCCGCCGAACCGTGGTACCCGATCGGACGCCACGACGTGTTTCCCGAACAGTTCGACCGCTTCCTGCTCGCGAACCCGAAGATACGCGAACTCTTCATGCGACACCACGCCGCACTATTGACGCGCGTCTGGTGGCAAACGCACAAGGAGCGCATCTTGGCCGGCGAGGTCGAAGACGTGTTCCCGTATCCGCAGCACATCCGGTTCTGCCGGCAGAACCGCACTATTCCGGCGACTTCATCGCCTTCTTATTACTTGGAGACCTTGCACAATGAATGA
- a CDS encoding acyl-CoA dehydrogenase family protein, with product MILTEEHQMIRDALRNFAQERLAPNAARWDREHHFPQDELKELAQLGAFGVAVPEEYGGAGLDYVALALVLEEIAAGDGGVSTIISVNNCPVCSIGMSYANAAQKEKWLRPLAQGEMLGAFALTEPHTGSDAAALRTTATRDGDHYVLNGSKQFITSGKNGDVAIVMAVTDKTAGKKGISAFWVPVDTPGYIVAGIEDKMGQHSSDTAQIVFDNCRMPAENLIGEEGQGYKIALSGLEGGRIGIASQSVGMARAAFEAALAYSKERTSFGAPIFDHQAVQFRLAEMAMQIEAARQLILHAASMKDAGLPCLKEAAMAKLFASEMAERVVSSAMQVFGGYGYVSDFPIERIYRDVRVCQIYEGTSDIQKILIARAL from the coding sequence ATGATATTGACCGAAGAACACCAGATGATCCGCGACGCCCTGCGCAACTTTGCGCAGGAGCGTCTGGCCCCCAACGCCGCGCGCTGGGACCGAGAGCACCATTTTCCGCAGGACGAACTGAAGGAGCTGGCGCAGCTGGGCGCCTTTGGCGTCGCGGTGCCCGAGGAATACGGTGGGGCCGGCCTCGACTACGTGGCGCTGGCGCTGGTGCTGGAAGAGATCGCGGCCGGCGACGGTGGCGTGTCCACCATCATCTCGGTCAACAATTGCCCCGTGTGCTCGATCGGCATGAGCTACGCCAACGCGGCGCAGAAGGAAAAATGGCTGCGTCCGCTGGCCCAGGGCGAGATGCTGGGCGCGTTCGCCCTCACCGAGCCGCACACCGGCAGCGATGCCGCGGCGCTGCGCACCACCGCCACCCGCGATGGCGATCATTACGTGCTCAACGGTTCCAAGCAGTTCATCACCAGCGGCAAGAACGGCGACGTCGCCATCGTCATGGCGGTCACGGATAAAACGGCCGGCAAGAAAGGCATCAGTGCGTTCTGGGTGCCGGTCGATACGCCCGGCTACATCGTCGCCGGCATTGAAGACAAGATGGGCCAGCATTCGTCGGACACTGCGCAGATCGTGTTCGACAATTGCCGCATGCCGGCCGAGAATCTGATCGGCGAAGAAGGACAAGGCTACAAGATCGCGCTGTCCGGACTGGAGGGCGGACGCATCGGCATCGCCTCGCAATCGGTCGGCATGGCCCGCGCCGCGTTCGAGGCGGCACTGGCGTACTCGAAGGAGCGGACCAGCTTCGGTGCGCCGATTTTCGACCACCAGGCCGTGCAGTTCCGCCTGGCCGAGATGGCGATGCAGATCGAGGCCGCGCGCCAGCTGATCCTGCATGCGGCCTCGATGAAGGATGCGGGATTACCCTGCCTGAAGGAAGCGGCGATGGCCAAGCTGTTCGCCTCCGAGATGGCCGAGCGCGTGGTGTCGAGCGCGATGCAGGTATTCGGCGGCTACGGCTACGTGTCCGACTTCCCGATCGAACGCATCTACCGCGACGTGCGCGTCTGCCAGATCTACGAAGGCACCAGCGACATCCAGAAGATCCTGATCGCGCGGGCGCTCTAG
- a CDS encoding DJ-1/PfpI family protein, with translation MNDALHIGFLLFPQVTQLDLTGPAQMLARVPGAQVHLLWKSLDPVPTDVGFTINPTTTFADAPQLDVLCVPGGFGIEHRLDDEATLAFLRRQGAHAKYVTSVCNGALLLGAAGLLRGYRSACHWMWRDLLPLFGAVRVDQRIVRDRNRISGGGVTAGIDFGLALAAELAGDEVAKLLQLAFEYDPQPPFDCGSPETAGQERVARLRTLQADTIARVRRKIESAHAATAL, from the coding sequence ATGAATGACGCGCTCCACATCGGCTTTCTGCTTTTTCCTCAGGTGACGCAGCTGGATTTGACCGGGCCCGCGCAAATGCTGGCGCGCGTCCCTGGCGCACAGGTGCATTTGCTGTGGAAGTCGCTCGATCCGGTGCCGACCGACGTCGGCTTCACCATCAACCCGACGACCACCTTCGCCGATGCCCCGCAACTGGACGTCCTGTGCGTGCCCGGCGGATTCGGCATCGAACACCGGCTCGACGATGAAGCCACACTCGCTTTCCTGCGGCGGCAGGGGGCGCATGCGAAATACGTCACGTCGGTGTGCAATGGTGCGCTGCTGTTGGGTGCAGCAGGATTGCTGCGCGGTTACCGCTCGGCCTGTCACTGGATGTGGCGCGACCTCTTGCCGCTCTTTGGGGCGGTGCGTGTGGACCAGCGGATCGTGCGCGACCGCAACCGGATTTCCGGCGGCGGTGTCACGGCCGGGATCGATTTCGGCCTGGCTCTCGCCGCCGAACTGGCCGGCGACGAAGTGGCAAAGCTGTTGCAGCTGGCGTTCGAATATGACCCGCAACCGCCATTCGATTGCGGTTCGCCCGAGACGGCGGGGCAGGAGCGGGTGGCACGCCTGCGGACGCTGCAGGCCGACACGATCGCCAGGGTGAGGCGGAAGATCGAGTCGGCGCACGCCGCGACAGCGCTGTAA
- a CDS encoding MerR family DNA-binding transcriptional regulator, translated as MATTYTIAELAREFDITARAIRFYEDQGLLSPMREGQGGRNRVYTPRDRTRLKLTLRGKRLGLTLSEIKSIIDMYETPKDTVAQIDRFLAVLAHQKETLEQQRADIEMSLGEIAVHEDECRRLLAEAGMPGGVPADGAGDAAGNGGLAAERDAA; from the coding sequence ATGGCCACCACCTACACCATTGCCGAACTGGCGCGCGAATTCGACATCACCGCCCGCGCCATCCGTTTCTACGAAGACCAGGGCTTGCTCAGCCCGATGCGCGAGGGCCAGGGCGGACGCAACCGGGTCTACACGCCGCGCGACCGCACGCGCCTGAAACTGACGCTGCGCGGCAAGCGGCTCGGCCTGACACTGTCGGAGATCAAGAGCATCATCGACATGTACGAAACGCCGAAGGACACCGTGGCCCAGATCGACCGCTTCCTGGCCGTGCTGGCCCACCAGAAGGAAACCCTCGAGCAGCAGCGCGCCGACATCGAGATGTCGCTGGGCGAGATCGCCGTGCACGAAGACGAATGCCGCCGCTTGCTGGCCGAGGCCGGAATGCCTGGCGGTGTTCCCGCTGACGGCGCTGGCGATGCCGCTGGCAACGGCGGGCTGGCGGCCGAGCGCGACGCCGCCTGA
- a CDS encoding GNAT family N-acetyltransferase, whose protein sequence is MNAVMNPVTQQAPKSTIRPALEADLAPFFSYLDDHLRDNGAGGTPLFQPIGREQPRLPAGLRIGFIKGIEIPVGQPGWRRLWLALGPTGNIAGHIDLRSRPEPAATHRAMLGMGVHRAWRRRGLGRQLLAHALAWARAETELAWIDLEVLSDNLPAVTLYARSGFTTLARIADMLQIDGVSHDLSYMSYRLR, encoded by the coding sequence ATGAATGCCGTGATGAATCCGGTGACGCAGCAGGCGCCGAAGTCGACGATCCGCCCGGCTCTCGAGGCCGACCTGGCGCCCTTCTTCTCCTACCTCGACGACCACCTGCGCGACAACGGCGCCGGCGGCACGCCGCTGTTCCAGCCGATCGGGCGTGAGCAGCCGCGCCTGCCGGCCGGCTTGCGCATCGGTTTCATCAAGGGCATCGAGATCCCGGTCGGCCAGCCGGGCTGGCGGCGTCTGTGGCTGGCGCTCGGGCCGACCGGCAACATCGCCGGCCACATCGACCTGCGCAGCCGCCCGGAGCCGGCGGCCACGCATCGCGCCATGCTCGGCATGGGCGTGCACCGCGCCTGGCGCAGGCGTGGGCTGGGCCGGCAGCTGCTCGCGCACGCGCTCGCGTGGGCGCGTGCGGAGACCGAACTGGCCTGGATCGACCTGGAAGTGCTGTCAGATAACCTGCCCGCCGTGACGCTGTACGCGCGCAGCGGCTTTACGACGCTGGCGCGCATTGCGGACATGCTGCAGATCGATGGGGTGAGTCACGACCTCAGCTACATGAGCTACCGGTTGCGTTAG
- a CDS encoding GlxA family transcriptional regulator: MKTIRHVALLVFDGIQVLDVTGPAAVFAAANDAFGKPFYQVHILSAQGGLVTSNSAIVLDTAPLASLAPEAADTVLIVGGDSIGLKAVAQDETVRDWLVQASAGARRYGSVCTGALVLAAFGLVRGKRVTTHWEATSILSRSHPELQVDANALYVEDGRVWTSAGVTTGIDMCLALVARDLGDAVANAIAKRLVLYARRPGYQTQFSPVLAAQAKVESSFSTLLDWMVAHIGERLDVTCLAERAAMSPRNFHRRFTEAVGETPARFVETLRLDHARHLLATAASLKEIAAKIGFANQVQFSKAFVRRFGVSPGLFREMHHSASPGQE; encoded by the coding sequence ATGAAAACAATTCGGCATGTCGCCCTACTGGTCTTCGACGGGATTCAGGTACTCGATGTCACGGGGCCGGCTGCGGTCTTTGCGGCTGCCAACGATGCGTTTGGCAAGCCGTTTTATCAAGTCCATATCCTGTCCGCCCAAGGCGGCCTCGTGACCAGCAATAGCGCAATCGTGCTGGATACCGCTCCGCTGGCGAGCCTTGCGCCTGAGGCGGCCGATACGGTCCTCATCGTGGGTGGCGACAGCATCGGTTTGAAGGCGGTAGCGCAGGACGAGACGGTACGGGACTGGCTGGTGCAGGCGAGCGCCGGGGCGCGCCGCTACGGCTCCGTTTGCACCGGGGCCCTGGTCCTGGCCGCGTTTGGACTGGTGCGGGGAAAACGCGTGACCACCCACTGGGAAGCGACATCGATCCTGAGCCGCAGTCATCCCGAGCTGCAGGTGGACGCCAATGCGCTTTACGTCGAAGACGGGCGGGTATGGACCTCGGCCGGGGTCACGACCGGCATCGACATGTGCCTGGCGCTGGTCGCGCGCGACCTCGGGGACGCGGTGGCGAACGCCATCGCCAAGCGCCTGGTGCTGTATGCGCGGCGCCCCGGCTACCAGACGCAGTTCAGTCCCGTGCTGGCGGCCCAGGCCAAGGTGGAGTCGTCGTTTTCGACCTTGCTTGACTGGATGGTCGCGCATATCGGCGAGCGTCTGGACGTGACGTGCCTCGCCGAGCGTGCGGCCATGTCGCCCCGCAATTTTCATCGCCGCTTCACGGAAGCGGTTGGCGAAACGCCAGCCCGTTTCGTCGAGACATTACGGCTCGACCATGCCCGTCATCTCTTGGCAACGGCCGCGTCGTTGAAAGAGATCGCGGCAAAAATCGGTTTTGCGAATCAGGTGCAATTTTCCAAGGCATTCGTGCGTCGCTTCGGCGTCAGCCCAGGCTTATTTCGCGAAATGCACCATAGCGCCTCGCCCGGCCAGGAATGA